From a region of the Janthinobacterium sp. 61 genome:
- a CDS encoding peroxiredoxin: MSTSPSASKSWIKPALIAVFVAGVAAAGYLSLNDKQSAPDVTFHGIHGEKITSASLRGKVVMVNFWATSCTTCVAEMPDMVDTYNKYKGQGLEFVAVAMKYDPANYVLNFAETRQLPFKVALDVTGEAAKAYGDVALTPTTFVLDKQGKILKRYVGKPEVAELHKLLETAIAG, translated from the coding sequence ATGTCAACTTCGCCCTCCGCAAGCAAGTCCTGGATCAAGCCAGCCCTGATCGCCGTCTTCGTGGCAGGCGTGGCGGCAGCCGGCTATCTGTCGCTGAATGACAAGCAGAGCGCGCCGGACGTGACCTTCCATGGCATCCACGGCGAAAAGATCACCTCGGCCAGCCTGCGCGGCAAGGTGGTGATGGTCAATTTCTGGGCCACCTCGTGCACCACTTGCGTGGCGGAGATGCCGGACATGGTCGACACCTACAACAAATACAAGGGGCAAGGCCTGGAATTCGTGGCCGTGGCCATGAAATACGATCCGGCCAACTACGTGCTGAACTTCGCCGAAACGCGCCAGCTGCCATTCAAGGTGGCGCTCGACGTGACGGGCGAGGCGGCCAAGGCCTATGGCGACGTGGCCCTCACGCCCACCACCTTCGTGCTCGACAAGCAGGGCAAGATCCTCAAGCGCTATGTGGGCAAGCCGGAAGTCGCCGAACTGCACAAGCTGCTGGAAACCGCCATCGCCGGCTAA